The Sporosarcina luteola genome contains a region encoding:
- the aceB gene encoding malate synthase A, whose protein sequence is MIQLTTQQTRFNMDVIGEMTAGTEEILTPEALEFLYSLHETFNGRRKELLAARETRQRLFDAGEKPGFLEETKHIREGDWTVAPIPPDLQDRRVEITGPVDRKMIINALNSGAKAFMADFEDATSPTWSNMIDGQLNLKDAIRGTISFEQASNGKKYSLNEETAVLMVRARGLHLDEKHILIDGEPMAGGFFDFGLYFFHNAKELFERGTGPYFYLPKLESHLEARLWNEVFVFAQEKLDIPTGTIRATVLIETLPAAFEMDEILYELRDHIAGLNCGRWDYIFSFIKRLRSQQDVILPDRGQVTMTSPFMRAYTQLCIQTCHKRNAFAMGGMAAQIPIRNNPEENEEAFRKVAEDKRREVTDGHDGTWVAHPGLVAVARAEFDAHMETPNQVHRKREDVQVTAAELLEVPTGTITEVGLRMNCSVGVQYIASWLKGNGAAPINHLMEDAATAEISRSQVWQWIRHPEGRLDDGRDITVDLFMNLFAEEMKKLRETYGEKEYRFGKFNEAAELFVELTLQDEFEEFLTLPGYRKLS, encoded by the coding sequence ATGATTCAACTGACAACTCAACAGACGCGTTTCAATATGGATGTAATCGGTGAAATGACGGCGGGGACGGAGGAAATCCTGACGCCGGAAGCGCTCGAATTCCTTTATAGCCTGCACGAAACATTCAATGGCCGGCGAAAGGAATTGCTGGCAGCGAGGGAAACAAGGCAACGCCTATTCGATGCTGGCGAAAAGCCGGGCTTTCTTGAAGAAACGAAGCATATTCGGGAAGGGGATTGGACGGTCGCACCGATTCCACCCGATTTGCAGGATCGGCGTGTTGAAATTACCGGTCCCGTCGACAGGAAAATGATTATTAACGCACTTAACTCCGGAGCGAAAGCGTTCATGGCTGATTTTGAAGATGCAACTTCGCCGACATGGTCGAATATGATCGACGGTCAGTTGAATCTCAAAGATGCCATAAGAGGGACAATTTCGTTCGAGCAGGCTTCCAATGGAAAGAAGTACTCTTTGAATGAAGAGACAGCCGTTTTAATGGTGAGGGCAAGAGGTCTTCATTTGGATGAAAAGCATATCCTAATCGACGGCGAGCCGATGGCAGGAGGCTTCTTCGATTTCGGGCTTTATTTCTTCCATAATGCGAAGGAATTATTTGAACGGGGAACGGGTCCGTATTTCTACTTGCCGAAGCTTGAAAGCCATTTGGAAGCAAGACTATGGAATGAAGTATTCGTCTTCGCGCAGGAAAAACTGGACATTCCGACTGGTACGATACGTGCGACGGTGTTGATTGAAACGCTTCCCGCTGCATTCGAGATGGATGAAATTTTGTATGAACTGCGAGACCATATTGCGGGACTGAACTGCGGCCGCTGGGATTATATTTTCAGCTTTATCAAAAGGCTTCGCAGTCAACAGGATGTCATCTTGCCGGACCGAGGGCAAGTGACGATGACATCGCCTTTCATGAGAGCTTACACACAGCTATGCATCCAGACATGTCACAAGCGGAACGCGTTTGCGATGGGCGGGATGGCGGCTCAGATTCCGATCCGTAACAACCCCGAAGAGAATGAGGAAGCATTCAGGAAGGTCGCCGAGGATAAACGCCGGGAAGTGACGGACGGACACGATGGAACGTGGGTCGCTCATCCGGGGCTTGTCGCGGTTGCGAGGGCTGAATTTGATGCACATATGGAAACGCCCAATCAAGTTCACAGGAAACGGGAAGACGTGCAAGTGACGGCGGCTGAGTTGCTGGAAGTGCCGACCGGGACGATTACGGAGGTAGGGCTGCGGATGAATTGCAGCGTCGGCGTCCAGTACATCGCTTCGTGGTTGAAAGGGAATGGAGCGGCGCCGATCAATCATCTGATGGAAGATGCGGCTACCGCGGAAATTTCCCGCTCGCAAGTATGGCAATGGATTCGCCATCCTGAAGGCAGGCTGGATGATGGCAGGGATATTACTGTCGATTTATTCATGAATCTATTTGCCGAAGAGATGAAAAAATTGAGGGAAACCTACGGCGAAAAGGAATACCGTTTCGGCAAATTCAATGAGGCGGCTGAGCTGTTCGTCGAGTTGACGCTTCAAGATGAGTTCGAGGAATTCCTGACATTGCCGGGATATAGAAAACTATCATAG
- a CDS encoding YhfH family protein, translated as MQKTNEVQKSKKICRECGCEIVEKVESLLYECERCIGKHKD; from the coding sequence ATGCAAAAGACGAATGAAGTGCAAAAGTCGAAAAAGATCTGCCGGGAATGCGGTTGTGAAATCGTTGAGAAAGTTGAATCCCTGCTCTATGAATGCGAACGCTGCATCGGCAAGCATAAGGATTGA
- a CDS encoding pyridoxal-phosphate-dependent aminotransferase family protein, producing the protein MRNEEMLLIPGPTPVVDSIYDAMAAETRGHTDLRFVEIYKRSIERTREMFKTDGEVFVIAGSGTIGMEMALVNTVGAGERLLVISHGYFGDRFIQLGKAFGIEIDVLQAEWGQQVAPEDVERKLSERTYKAVTITHADTSTGVAADLEVLVPIVKKHGALVILDGVCATAAMEEDMSKEYGGAGYKIDVVLTGSQKAIGVPPGLAIVAFNQTALDARKQLGHIPAYYCDIENWIPIMHDPSKYFATPPVNLIYAYDEGMKLVLEEGLEKRYARHTAFGRGVRAALREYGMKPLAEEAVAASTLSCFLYPEGLDDAEFRAALAKEGLIVAGALAHLGGKAFRLGHMGNTTEQMLISAIEKIGEALKEAGHEAPIEKAVNRFKEEVKSLV; encoded by the coding sequence TTGCGAAATGAAGAGATGTTATTGATACCTGGACCGACGCCAGTTGTCGATTCGATTTACGATGCTATGGCAGCCGAGACAAGAGGGCATACAGATCTGCGCTTCGTAGAGATTTACAAGCGATCAATCGAGAGGACGCGCGAGATGTTCAAAACCGATGGAGAGGTATTTGTCATCGCCGGGTCGGGTACGATCGGCATGGAAATGGCTCTTGTCAATACTGTCGGTGCGGGAGAGCGTTTATTGGTAATCAGCCACGGGTATTTCGGGGACCGTTTCATCCAATTGGGGAAAGCGTTTGGTATTGAAATCGATGTCCTTCAAGCCGAATGGGGACAGCAGGTTGCACCGGAAGACGTGGAGCGTAAATTATCGGAGCGTACATACAAGGCGGTGACGATCACGCACGCCGATACGTCCACAGGTGTGGCGGCCGACTTGGAAGTGCTCGTTCCTATTGTGAAAAAACACGGCGCACTCGTCATACTGGATGGAGTTTGTGCAACTGCCGCAATGGAAGAGGATATGAGCAAGGAATATGGCGGCGCGGGTTATAAAATCGACGTCGTTCTGACGGGCTCCCAAAAGGCGATCGGCGTTCCACCGGGGCTTGCCATTGTCGCGTTCAATCAAACCGCATTGGATGCACGCAAGCAACTCGGACATATTCCGGCTTACTATTGCGATATTGAAAACTGGATTCCGATCATGCATGATCCGTCGAAATACTTTGCGACGCCTCCGGTTAACTTGATTTATGCATATGATGAAGGAATGAAACTTGTTCTGGAGGAAGGCTTGGAAAAACGATATGCAAGGCATACGGCATTTGGACGAGGCGTGCGCGCTGCACTCCGGGAATATGGCATGAAGCCATTGGCGGAAGAAGCGGTTGCGGCCTCGACATTGAGCTGTTTCCTGTATCCGGAAGGTTTGGATGACGCTGAATTCAGGGCAGCTTTGGCGAAAGAAGGACTTATCGTCGCGGGTGCATTGGCGCATTTGGGCGGTAAAGCATTCCGCCTCGGCCATATGGGCAACACGACGGAACAAATGCTTATTTCTGCAATCGAAAAGATTGGTGAAGCATTGAAGGAAGCAGGCCACGAAGCTCCGATCGAGAAAGCCGTAAACCGATTCAAGGAAGAAGTAAAATCACTCGTTTAA
- a CDS encoding glycerophosphodiester phosphodiesterase family protein — translation MKKGFLLSLLILLSACSTASMAASLPADKFLIIAHRGASAYAPEHSLLSYGLAVQMKADYIELDVHMTKDGELVSMHDPFVHLPDGRKQIAEVDFQELKEIRRESDYDGKLSVSLPEGIDPLRIVSTEEIFSYFQDDVNYYIELKTPASYPGIEDALLGQLRAFGLLPLEDTELPKVILQSFDARSLKKIHEQEPAIPLIQLYSAKNETMLTKKRLEKVAEYASGIGVDKSVVTEELVELAHDQDLHVHPFTVNEEKEIRRMIEIGVDGIFTDVPDVAVEVVEEMRGE, via the coding sequence GTGAAAAAAGGGTTTCTGCTAAGCTTGCTTATCCTTCTATCGGCATGTTCGACGGCATCTATGGCGGCATCTTTGCCTGCCGACAAGTTTCTGATCATCGCGCATCGAGGGGCTTCCGCCTATGCACCGGAGCACTCTTTGCTGTCCTATGGATTGGCAGTGCAGATGAAGGCGGATTATATCGAATTGGATGTGCATATGACGAAAGACGGGGAACTCGTTTCGATGCATGACCCTTTCGTTCATTTGCCGGATGGCAGAAAACAGATCGCAGAAGTGGATTTCCAGGAGTTAAAAGAAATTCGCCGTGAGTCTGACTATGACGGGAAGCTTTCGGTTTCATTGCCTGAAGGGATCGATCCTTTGCGAATCGTCAGCACGGAGGAGATTTTTTCGTACTTCCAAGATGATGTCAATTATTATATTGAACTGAAGACACCCGCCTCCTACCCGGGAATCGAGGACGCTTTACTCGGACAGCTGAGGGCATTCGGGCTGTTACCGTTAGAAGACACGGAACTGCCGAAAGTGATCCTGCAATCATTCGATGCCAGATCTCTAAAGAAAATCCATGAGCAGGAGCCGGCCATTCCGCTAATTCAACTGTATTCGGCGAAAAATGAAACGATGCTAACCAAAAAGCGATTGGAAAAAGTCGCGGAGTATGCGTCGGGCATAGGCGTCGATAAGTCGGTTGTAACAGAGGAGTTGGTTGAGCTTGCACATGATCAGGATTTGCATGTACATCCGTTCACTGTGAATGAAGAGAAGGAAATCAGACGCATGATTGAAATCGGCGTAGATGGGATTTTTACGGATGTGCCGGATGTCGCGGTCGAGGTGGTTGAGGAGATGCGGGGTGAGTAA
- a CDS encoding CapA family protein — MKYFAVLTIACSFLLNGCISDKERVVRPDEFSMLQSNPAELILDGKSSDITIGMIGDILLHYPLYTYDNYDLSFSAVKAEMTGTDFLLANQESLPGGVELGLSGYPQFNSPKQIIRDLKANGVDLLSIANNHTLDQQESGLLKAIGHMNEYGMPYIGAYESAEDRGTKRIIDVKGVRIGVLAYTYGLNGAAIPKGKGYLVSLIAKDRMEVEIRELKAEADLTVVSIHWGDEYMLQPSEKQVELAEWLASQGVDIVFGHHPHVLQRYAKIGQTEVFYSLGNFYSAQAFDSTNVGGIAKVHLSIIELAGRRFMKVEKSTFHPTAVIRDENEKFIVVPLRDAVGRTGFDEKWVAEQVGLPE; from the coding sequence TTGAAATATTTTGCTGTATTGACGATAGCATGTAGTTTTTTATTAAACGGATGTATAAGCGATAAAGAAAGAGTTGTCCGTCCTGATGAATTTTCCATGCTTCAAAGCAATCCGGCAGAATTAATCCTGGATGGAAAATCATCCGATATTACAATTGGAATGATCGGGGATATCCTGTTGCATTACCCGCTATATACATACGATAACTACGACCTCTCATTCAGTGCCGTGAAAGCGGAGATGACCGGCACCGACTTTCTCCTTGCAAACCAAGAATCATTGCCCGGAGGAGTGGAGCTAGGATTGTCCGGCTATCCCCAGTTCAACAGCCCGAAGCAGATTATTAGGGATTTGAAAGCGAATGGAGTCGATCTACTGTCCATTGCAAATAACCATACGCTCGATCAACAGGAAAGCGGTTTACTGAAGGCTATTGGGCATATGAACGAATATGGAATGCCTTATATCGGTGCATATGAGTCTGCGGAAGATCGTGGGACGAAGCGTATAATTGACGTGAAAGGCGTGCGTATCGGCGTTTTAGCTTATACATACGGTCTGAACGGAGCGGCAATTCCAAAAGGGAAGGGCTACTTGGTTTCATTGATTGCTAAAGACCGAATGGAAGTGGAAATTCGGGAATTGAAAGCCGAAGCGGATTTAACTGTCGTTTCCATCCATTGGGGCGATGAGTATATGTTGCAGCCTTCCGAAAAGCAGGTGGAGCTCGCCGAGTGGCTTGCGTCACAAGGTGTTGACATCGTCTTCGGCCACCATCCCCATGTCTTGCAGCGCTATGCAAAAATCGGCCAAACGGAAGTTTTCTATTCGCTCGGAAACTTCTATTCCGCACAAGCATTTGATTCTACGAATGTTGGCGGTATTGCAAAAGTACATCTTTCAATCATTGAATTGGCGGGAAGACGTTTTATGAAAGTGGAAAAATCTACATTTCATCCTACGGCTGTCATCCGTGACGAGAATGAAAAATTTATTGTCGTGCCATTACGAGACGCAGTTGGCAGGACAGGTTTTGATGAAAAGTGGGTTGCCGAACAAGTCGGCTTGCCTGAATGA
- a CDS encoding C40 family peptidase: protein MKRIIFLVFACLLISTSTHDTASASTSTSLVSTAKAYMGTPYKYAGTTTSGFDCSGYTQFVFKREGVSIPRTTTQQYSTGKSVAKSNLLSGDLVFFNTSGNGVSHVGIYIGSSNFIHASTSRGVMISSINDPAYWGKRYIGARRVSDFSAETTIASTPQVNYATRGEVAEILAQELNLSSKASNQEFTDISTSHPQHEAIAAVGEAGIFTGNTAGEFMPNNYLTRSELAKVLVGAFDLPLTPGTTPFTDVSTSNWANDYINTLYTNKLTTGYADGTFGTTNRVTSSELLLFIERLSKK, encoded by the coding sequence ATGAAAAGAATCATCTTCTTAGTTTTTGCATGCCTATTGATCTCAACGTCCACTCATGACACGGCTTCAGCAAGCACATCGACTTCCCTAGTCAGTACGGCTAAAGCGTACATGGGAACACCATATAAATACGCGGGAACTACTACTTCAGGTTTTGACTGCTCTGGTTATACACAATTCGTCTTCAAAAGAGAAGGAGTTTCAATTCCTAGAACTACTACCCAACAATACTCTACTGGAAAGTCCGTTGCAAAAAGCAATTTGCTGTCGGGTGATCTCGTATTTTTCAATACTAGCGGAAACGGCGTTTCACATGTGGGAATCTATATCGGATCAAGTAATTTCATTCATGCCTCAACAAGTAGAGGTGTCATGATTTCATCAATCAATGATCCGGCTTATTGGGGTAAACGATACATAGGAGCTCGGCGTGTATCAGACTTCTCTGCAGAAACAACAATTGCTTCAACTCCTCAAGTCAATTATGCAACGAGAGGCGAAGTCGCAGAAATCCTGGCTCAGGAATTAAACCTTTCAAGTAAGGCAAGCAATCAGGAGTTCACCGATATCTCGACGTCTCATCCCCAGCATGAAGCTATTGCTGCAGTCGGAGAGGCAGGGATTTTCACTGGAAATACAGCAGGAGAATTCATGCCGAATAATTATTTGACGAGAAGTGAGCTGGCAAAAGTCTTGGTTGGCGCATTCGATCTCCCGTTAACTCCTGGGACAACCCCTTTCACGGATGTATCAACATCCAACTGGGCGAATGACTATATTAATACGCTTTACACAAACAAATTGACAACGGGCTATGCCGATGGAACATTCGGAACAACAAACAGGGTCACTTCAAGTGAACTTCTACTATTCATTGAAAGACTTTCAAAAAAATAA
- a CDS encoding glycosyltransferase — MRQITVFSNMYPSQKHPTFGIFVKNQVEHLRSKGLKVNVVAIEDPSKGKAALKKYFTWFVKSMTHMLTKKSEISLTHSHYTFPTGLLSLIGKRMFGLPYVITVHGGDIDKMAAKNKMIESMTRITLQNADAVIVVGQRLKLDVVEHFGVKEKHVHVMSMGVNTEVFKPIPKVDARNELGLPLHEKIVLFVGNMIEAKGILDLIEAFKEVEENYPDAMLHMIGSSKDEGFMHKLEEHLSEMKISTSHQEPLPQIEVAKWIAAADVFVLPSHHEGFGLVALEAMAVGTTVVGTDVGGLSFLLGNEAGILVEPHNPTSLANGLKQALEQPSETRRQIAEGRVREHTYDVITERLLAIYEAVSKEVKM; from the coding sequence ATGCGTCAAATTACAGTATTCAGCAATATGTACCCTTCACAAAAACACCCGACATTCGGTATTTTTGTAAAGAACCAAGTAGAACACCTCCGTTCAAAAGGTCTGAAAGTGAATGTCGTTGCAATCGAAGATCCTTCAAAAGGAAAAGCTGCTTTAAAAAAGTATTTTACCTGGTTCGTAAAATCAATGACCCATATGCTTACGAAGAAGTCTGAAATTTCTTTAACTCATTCGCATTACACATTTCCGACGGGGTTGCTATCGTTAATTGGAAAAAGAATGTTTGGATTGCCTTATGTCATCACAGTCCATGGCGGAGATATCGACAAAATGGCTGCTAAAAATAAGATGATTGAGTCGATGACTAGAATCACTTTACAGAATGCCGATGCCGTCATTGTTGTAGGGCAACGATTGAAATTGGATGTCGTTGAACATTTTGGTGTTAAGGAGAAGCATGTCCATGTAATGAGCATGGGGGTCAATACGGAAGTATTCAAACCGATTCCAAAAGTGGATGCCCGTAATGAATTAGGCCTTCCTCTACATGAGAAGATTGTGTTGTTTGTTGGAAATATGATAGAAGCAAAAGGGATTCTCGATCTTATCGAAGCATTTAAGGAGGTAGAAGAAAACTATCCGGACGCCATGCTTCATATGATTGGGTCAAGTAAAGATGAAGGTTTTATGCACAAATTAGAAGAGCATTTGTCGGAAATGAAAATTAGTACTTCCCATCAGGAACCGCTGCCGCAAATAGAAGTGGCGAAATGGATAGCAGCCGCAGATGTCTTTGTTTTGCCATCACATCATGAAGGGTTTGGACTAGTTGCTCTTGAAGCGATGGCTGTGGGAACTACAGTAGTCGGTACTGACGTCGGGGGGCTTTCATTCCTTTTGGGCAATGAAGCAGGAATTCTCGTAGAGCCGCACAATCCGACATCCCTTGCGAACGGATTGAAGCAAGCTTTGGAACAACCTTCGGAAACAAGAAGACAAATCGCAGAAGGAAGAGTCCGCGAACATACATATGATGTCATTACTGAGAGATTACTGGCAATCTATGAGGCGGTATCAAAAGAAGTGAAAATGTAA
- a CDS encoding amidohydrolase translates to MSIEKQIGEWFGHFHAHPEISWKEVETTKKIAEILTEMNVPHHTFDDVTGVVAEIGEGDRIIAVRADIDALWQEVDGVYRANHSCGHDANMSIVLGALSYLQEQTLGSRIRFIFQPAEEKGNGAKSMIERGAIDGVSHLFGVHLRPQEEIPFGKVSPAIHHGAAIFLEGKVKGADAHGARPQQGKNALDPIFAIAQFLKTIYFSPYEAYSAKLTKVQAGGDSLNIIPGNALFAIDARAQSNSVLNELKERIDAGIHSIAELHGVDIELNWSDYTPAAEVSEEAASIAKEAIFESVGEEAFAPAIITSGSDDFHFYTIYNPKLKAAMIGVGADLGPGLHHPYMTFNRDALGIGAKVLAAILAKASFFR, encoded by the coding sequence ATGTCGATTGAAAAACAAATAGGGGAATGGTTCGGTCATTTTCATGCTCACCCTGAAATCAGCTGGAAAGAAGTCGAAACGACGAAAAAGATAGCAGAAATCCTCACGGAAATGAACGTACCGCATCATACATTCGATGATGTGACCGGTGTTGTGGCAGAAATCGGGGAAGGGGATCGGATCATCGCAGTCCGTGCCGACATTGACGCGCTTTGGCAAGAGGTGGACGGCGTTTATCGCGCGAACCATTCATGCGGGCACGACGCCAATATGTCGATAGTGCTCGGGGCGCTTTCCTACTTGCAGGAACAAACGCTCGGAAGCCGCATCCGGTTCATTTTCCAGCCAGCGGAGGAAAAAGGGAATGGCGCGAAATCAATGATTGAAAGGGGAGCCATCGATGGTGTTTCCCATTTATTCGGTGTCCATCTAAGACCACAGGAAGAGATCCCATTTGGCAAGGTATCTCCTGCCATTCATCACGGCGCGGCGATTTTCCTCGAAGGGAAAGTGAAAGGGGCTGATGCACATGGCGCGAGACCGCAGCAAGGGAAAAATGCACTCGACCCGATTTTCGCGATTGCCCAATTCCTGAAAACGATTTACTTTTCTCCATATGAAGCGTATTCCGCGAAACTGACGAAAGTCCAGGCGGGTGGCGATAGTCTGAACATTATCCCTGGAAATGCCCTGTTTGCAATCGATGCACGGGCACAGTCGAATTCGGTGCTGAATGAACTGAAGGAAAGAATCGATGCGGGAATCCATTCAATTGCCGAGCTTCACGGCGTAGACATCGAATTGAACTGGTCTGATTATACGCCTGCAGCGGAAGTTTCGGAAGAAGCCGCTTCGATTGCAAAAGAAGCGATCTTCGAATCAGTCGGTGAAGAGGCATTTGCGCCAGCAATCATCACATCCGGAAGCGATGACTTCCATTTCTATACGATCTACAACCCTAAACTGAAAGCCGCTATGATTGGCGTTGGTGCAGATTTAGGACCTGGCCTTCACCATCCGTACATGACATTCAACCGGGATGCTCTCGGTATAGGTGCTAAAGTGCTTGCGGCGATATTGGCGAAAGCTTCATTTTTTAGATGA
- a CDS encoding SulP family inorganic anion transporter, with product MFKDQRFIDYNASGFRKDMLSGITVGIVAIPLGMAFAIASGVKPEYGLYTTIIAGFLVALLGGSRFQIAGPTGAFIPILLAIVLQYGYEDLLIAGFLAGIFLVIMSFAGISNLIHFVPRSVTIGFTSGIAIIIFTGQFGNFLGLSGLESKEFFHENMIDVAKHLHTVNIFSVLTAIIGLALIFILPKVAPRVPLLLFALLIPTVLSVLFYPGKVETIGTAFGGIPQSLPGFQFPEITLSKLVSLWQPALIIAALGAIESLLSAVVADGMKEGPKHDSKRELFGQGIANIISPLFGGIPATGAIARTATNIRSGAVSPVSGMVQSIFVLLFILVFAPFASYIPLAAMAPILMFVAWNMSARKAFAHILSVRSGDSIVLLTTFLLTIFINLTVAVQVGIMLAALSFLRKMSGKLYIVAEKLSEVEIHKFGEEVSKFIIEGPLFFGTAKVFEDKMPDILSSGTAKIILDLEHLSMIDATGEAALSALLDGSSKQNVRIIVKKLPKQKLSMFKKSGLYDRIGEENFFM from the coding sequence TTGTTCAAAGATCAGCGTTTTATTGATTATAATGCGTCAGGGTTTCGGAAGGATATGCTTTCGGGGATCACTGTCGGTATCGTAGCCATTCCACTTGGGATGGCTTTTGCAATTGCCTCAGGTGTGAAACCAGAGTATGGATTATACACAACGATCATTGCAGGTTTTTTAGTAGCCCTACTCGGTGGATCGCGGTTTCAAATTGCCGGTCCTACAGGTGCTTTTATCCCTATCCTTCTCGCAATTGTCCTTCAATACGGCTATGAAGATCTCTTAATAGCAGGGTTTCTGGCCGGTATTTTCCTCGTGATCATGAGCTTTGCAGGCATTAGCAATCTTATTCATTTCGTCCCTCGTTCCGTAACAATCGGGTTCACCTCGGGGATTGCCATTATCATTTTCACGGGGCAGTTCGGGAACTTCCTTGGCCTGTCGGGACTTGAGAGCAAGGAGTTCTTTCATGAAAATATGATTGATGTCGCCAAGCATCTTCATACTGTGAATATCTTCAGTGTGCTAACCGCAATAATTGGGCTGGCCTTGATCTTCATCTTGCCGAAAGTTGCCCCTCGTGTTCCGTTGCTGCTCTTCGCTCTTTTGATTCCAACTGTATTATCTGTCTTGTTCTACCCGGGAAAAGTAGAAACGATCGGCACAGCGTTCGGAGGAATTCCGCAATCATTGCCCGGCTTTCAATTTCCTGAAATCACATTATCCAAGCTCGTCAGTCTTTGGCAGCCTGCATTAATCATTGCTGCACTGGGCGCGATTGAATCGCTGTTGTCTGCAGTCGTTGCGGATGGAATGAAAGAAGGTCCGAAGCATGATTCAAAGCGGGAATTGTTCGGGCAAGGAATCGCGAATATCATTTCGCCGTTATTCGGGGGCATCCCAGCAACAGGCGCGATTGCGAGAACTGCGACCAATATCCGGTCAGGCGCTGTCAGCCCGGTTTCCGGCATGGTGCAAAGCATTTTCGTCTTATTGTTCATTTTGGTATTCGCCCCGTTCGCCTCATATATTCCTTTAGCGGCGATGGCGCCCATTCTAATGTTTGTTGCTTGGAATATGAGTGCGAGAAAGGCATTTGCTCATATTTTGTCCGTCAGGTCAGGCGATTCAATCGTGCTGCTGACGACATTCCTGCTTACCATCTTTATCAATTTGACAGTTGCCGTCCAAGTCGGCATCATGTTGGCTGCACTTTCCTTCTTGCGTAAGATGAGCGGCAAGCTGTATATCGTGGCGGAAAAACTTTCGGAAGTAGAGATTCACAAGTTCGGAGAGGAAGTCTCCAAATTCATCATTGAAGGACCGTTGTTTTTCGGTACGGCAAAGGTGTTCGAAGACAAGATGCCCGATATCCTTTCAAGTGGAACAGCTAAGATCATTTTGGATTTGGAGCATCTATCGATGATTGACGCGACTGGTGAGGCTGCGCTATCCGCGTTGTTGGACGGTTCCAGCAAACAGAATGTAAGAATTATTGTGAAGAAATTGCCCAAGCAAAAACTTTCCATGTTCAAGAAAAGCGGACTATATGATCGGATTGGGGAAGAGAATTTCTTTATGTGA